The following proteins are co-located in the Styela clava chromosome 15, kaStyClav1.hap1.2, whole genome shotgun sequence genome:
- the LOC144411898 gene encoding uncharacterized protein LOC144411898, with the protein METAYACIWFGSVCIVWFPLLPILLLLSLLCCWCCCFRRRKKSGPDVIEVQYETQEELEWSIFIQKWAARFIACAICRDSWNILGTEEEAKSIIFSDIFQAYFEEEFEKKNTIKWKDSGSGEDGSGVRRRNVAEKNEEGEIEGQNRNQACRNLKISKKMSF; encoded by the exons ATGGAAACTGCGTACGCTTGTATATGGTTTGGTAGTGTGTGCATAGTTTGGTTTCCACTGTTACCAATTTTACTTCTTTTGTCGCTGCTATGTTGTTGGTGCTGCTGTTTCCGTAGACGAAAAAAGAGTGG ACCGGATGTCATAGAAGTGCAATACGAAACGCAAGAAGAGTTGGAATGGTCCATCTTCATTCAGAAATGGGCAGCACGGTTCATTGCATGTGCAATATGCAGAG ACTCATGGAACATACTGGGGACAGAAGAAGAAGCAAAATCAATCATATTTTCTGATATCTTCCAG GCTTATTTTGAAGAGGAATTTGAGAAAAAGAATACAATCAAGTGGAAAGACAGTGGATCAGGTGAAGATGGTTCTGGTGTGAGAAGGCGAAATGTCGCAGAAAAGAACGAGGAAGGAGAAATCGAAGGACAG AATCGCAATCAGGCGTGTCGGAATCTGAAAATCTCGAAGAAGATGTCTTTTTGA